From the genome of Triticum aestivum cultivar Chinese Spring chromosome 1A, IWGSC CS RefSeq v2.1, whole genome shotgun sequence:
CGATGGACAGATGACATGTCTACGCTGGGATGCCGCGAAGCTCGAGCTGCACAGAATACGCGAAGCTTCCGGCGATGGCGTGGGCGAGCTTGCACCAGACGGTGGAGCAGGGTGAAGTTGTCGGCATTGATGAGATGATCGCCGGCCATACTGTCCATAATCTGTCGTGAGGAGAAGATGAGGAAATCTTTTGGGGCATGTAGGTGTACGGTGAAGTCGCCGGGCTGCAGGTCAAACATGGTGTGCAGGGTTGTCTCCACCTTGACCGGGAAGACAGAAGGCCTAGTGTAAGTGATGGTGGCCACCATGCCATGCGTCAGCACCTCTTCCGCCTCCTCCATCTCGATGGAATGGGGAATGGTGACCCGCACCGGCTCGATGGGGGCAGTGGGGGCGAAGGCGGGGTGTTGCGCGGCGGAGTCACGCGCGGGCGGTGAAGGGCGACGGCAGGGTCGGAGGCCTAGGTTGCCAGAGGCAGCGCGCGGCGGGCGCCGGGCAACAGCGTTTCGCAGCCGCTGGACTCGTGGTCGGAGATGAGGCGGCGGTGGCAGCGCACGGGGTTGGTGCAGTCCCGCACCCAGTGTCGCGTATCGAGACATCAAAAGCAGAGGCCAGCGACTTCTTAGGGGGAGGGACTGCGACGGCGGCATGGGGGGTTGGGGCGGCCGGGCACCGCTCGTGCTGGCGGCGGTTCCTACGCCGCGGCTGCTAAAAGCCTTCGGCATCCAGCACGGGTCCTCCATTGACGTGGTGGACCTCCGAGCGGGGGCCCAAGCGAGCAGAGGCGGGGACGCGAGCGGCCGGCACGGTCAAGCGGTGTCGCACCAGGGCCGCGGGTGTGGGGGCAGGGCTTGGCGCGGCCGTCGTGGGGCTACGCGGGATCGGCGGGGTTCTCACGACGTCGCGGAAGGACCGCGAGCCGGAGGACTCACCCGCATAACCACACCAGCGGATGCGGCCGTCGGGGCTGGAGATGTGTCTGTCGGGGCTGGAGTCCCCGGAGTAGGTGCCAACGGAAGGCATGGTCGCGGGGGCCGACACGGGTGGGGAGGACGACTGGAGGAGAGGAGGGCTACCGGCGAGGGCTCGACGGCGGCGAGGCTGGTGGAGGGGCTAGGCTAGGAGCGGGAGAGGGGAGGAGAGCGGAATGGAGTCATCCCCTCAAAATGCTATTGTTCCTGTTCGTCAATCTAGCCAGTCGAAGTAACAAGCTGAATAAGTCAATTGGCAGTTCCAAAATGAAATTACCTAGAATAAATAAGAACTATAAAAATGGTTCAAATAGGACAGAAGAGCCAACAACTCAAAGGAAGACAATTCTATGCAGCTTGGACAAGATTCAGCTATTGTACACTAGATAGCATTGTGAATATGTGAGAACAAATTTTACAAGTGTTTCAGGCAGTATCAATACCGTTAACCATGATGATAAAAATTGCATGCCAGAATGGTGGTATATCTTTTGGAGGAACCATGAACAGAGGTCTAAGAAGATAATCGTTCATGTACCACCAATAGACGCCAAACACATGGACCATGAAGATTATGGTGATTCCAACAAGCATAGCAACTTTTCTCTCACCCTGTAAAAGAGTTAAAATAAGAGTTAGGTATATCAAGATGCTGACACTAGCAAATGTTTTCATGATCTAGCTAATGGGCTTCCAACATGTTTGACCACAAAAGGTATAGCACAATCTGAGCCACATGCTATTTGATGACCTAATGTAATGGCCAAAATATAAATCAACATCAACTGCATTGAAATCTTCATTTCTTATAAAAATTTCCATGCTAAACAGAGGATAAAAGGGAGGCCATTATGACTAAAAGCTCTCGAGAGTCTACATATTTAAAAAAGAAGGCACGCCTAGGCGGGCGTTTAAGTGCACCTAAGGCTCTAGGCAATAGCAAAACGCCTAGCGCTTAATCTGCGTGTAAGCGTGTGCTTTGATCAGAAAAGCGCAAAGCAGTTGCAAAACACACAATTAAGCCTAGAATTTTTTTAACTACAAGAGTTTATGAATGATGGCCTCAGGAAATTCATTATTTGAAAATGCTTTTATGTTCATGAAGCTAGTAATACAGACCATCAGTGGAACCTCGCTTTATTTCACACAGTCATCATGGTCCGTTCAAATTCATGAGGATGACAGAAAGGAAGGGCTGTCTTAGTAGACTTCCACATATTTCATACTAGAACTGAGTTTCTTATGATATGCTAAATTTGGTATATATAATATCATACCTTCAATGCAGTTTGCTTCTTCAATATATCATTTGACTTGAACATTACAGCAGCAATCCAAATTGTGACGAAGAAACCTGCAGATCAATCCTTCCATTATTGTGGATGCAAATTGCACCATTGCCAAAAAGGCAACAGGAATATACAACTGAAGCAGGAAATTTACATCCAACTCAGTATGATTCTTACAACTTTCCTAGTAGAAAAAATAAATTTGTTGTCCTTACAAGGATTAATATGAATGGATAAGATAGAAATGAAAAGGACCAACAAATGAACTTTATATAGGAAAATGATAGCTACACCACCATTAATGATACACGGATAGCTTTGTTACATTTGCATCTAATTGAAGTAATGCATAAAGGCAGACTATTTTGGAAGACCTTAATTTTAACATATTGGCATAAATAAAATGCTAGCTGTAGGCCTCCAGATGCAGATCTCTTATTGTATGGAAAAAATAAGGTTGGCCTAGGCTCCCCTGCCAGACAAATTAAATGCTAAGAGACTATGCTAAATATACCGATCTTAAGTATAACTACAAAACCATGAAAACATAAACACACCATACAAGAAAGTTCTAGTTATTCATAGGTGTTGATATATTTCTTTTCAGTCATCACTTAAGGCAGGAAGAAAATGCATTTATTTGGAAGCATAGAAGACTGATTGGAATACTTCATCAACTAATCTCAAGCTCCACCAGATTGGGGAAAAAAGCTCCTCCAGACAAGGAAAGAGAAGGATGGCTCTCAGCTAATAGAGGGGCGAGCCAGAACAATCTTCTTTTTTTTTGACGGGACGAGCCAGAACAATCTTTACTATTAAAGGGGAATCGGTAGCGTCACTTCCACCTCCTCCCCCGGGTTTTTTTCTCCCCATGCCTCTCCCTCCACTTTGGTTTCCTTTTAGGTTTTGTTAATCTCAACAAATGCCGCACAAAATAAAAAACCAACAtaaatatagtactccctccgtaaactaatataagagcgtttacaatactaaagtagtgatctaaacgcttttatattagtttacagagggagtaacttGAAATAATCAAAATAAAATCGGTACTTTCCAAAACCACGTCATGCATCAactcaatcaaatcaaataaaATCAATTCTTACCAAATCTCAACTCAATAAAAACTTTCTTTGCCTTCCCCTACCAATACCCAAATCAAATCAAAGCTTACCAAAACCTCAACTAACCAAAACTTTCCTTGCCTTCCCCTACCCTTACTCAAATCAAATTGAATCTTATCAAAATCTATAATACGGTGAGTGTAAGGTATACGTCAGACATGATTGATGTTGAACCACTAGAATATTTATGCCCATGTTGCAACACATGGGAAATAGCTATAGTTATGTTAAGTAATGAAAGCTAACTCCCAAGACCTGGCTATGAGTATATTCAGCATTGCATCTACGTCACTAAACGGTAAATAAAAACCATAATATCTCTTTTACCATGATGACCTAAAATTAACCAAAATAATACGCCGCAACATTAGAAAGTTGAATAGCTGCTATGAAAAATCAAACTTTAACATGTTACATCATACTAAGATCAGAACTAAGATCTTGTACTTCTAACAAAAAAGTAACTAAATGATCCCCCATAACAACAAAAAGTCAAATGGACGCTATGACAAAACAGAACGCAACATATCAGAACTTAAATCAAGCATTAATCATGAGAAATAAGTACTTGTACACCTAAAACACGTTGTATTTTGTTTAGCATCCACATTAGAATGTACCAAAGCTATCTCAACCATTAATACAGCCCAAATATGTTCTTGTGGACTTGTGCCCTAAAAAGGCATCCATTTTGTTTGACAACATATTCTTGGGAGGTTACACAGCTCATGATCGCAACCACATTAAGACGGAGGGCATGCCATTTCCGCAGAGACAACATCTTTTAAACCGGGAGGGAAATGAGTATCAAACCTTGGAGATGCTGCCGAATGAAGACAACGAGCAACAGCAGCGAGAATGGTAGTATCTGCTCGATCCACCGAGCAACGTGGTGCACGTCGTAACGCTGATATGGGCGGTCCCCAGCCCCATTTCCCGTAGCACCGCCACTGCCACCGCCGCTTGCCTCCGCATCAGCACCGCCTCCCCTTCCCGCCACGGAGACCGGGTCAAAGTTGGAGGAGGCGGCCACCTCAATTGAGTCCTGCGGCGAGGCCCCTGTAGCCGTCGCGCTCGCCGTGTCAGGGTCGCCGGGGTCACCCTGGATCCGAATCGAGACCTCTCCATCCCCAGCAGCGGCGGCAGAAAGTAGCCCGTCAGCCtcagacgacgatgaggaggagggtACCGCCTGCTGCACCGTCTGCGGGACGGGCCCGGAGGGGACAACGCCTGAGTACTCGAGGAGCGCGGCGAGCGGAGCCTGGAGAAGGCTGGAGGCGGAGAAATTGAGACCGTAGCGGCTGAGGCTAGAAGCCGCAGCACCGGCAGAGGCGCCAGACCCGGTTACCCGGCGATCGGCGGAACCTCCCGCCGGTGTCTCCATAACCGGCGGCGGAAACCTAGAAAGGCGAAGCCGACGGCGCACGCGGAGGCGGAGGCAGAGACCCCTGAAATGGGAAGTTCGGGAGATCCCCACTTTGCTTGGGTTGTTTACAttgcttttattttcctttttggcCTTTCGTCGAGGCGCCTCTCCCCTCATTTTCCTTGTGTGCTTTAATTTGTTTTTAGAAATCGAACCTGTGGATCTGACATTTTTAAGAAGTTGCTCCTCATTTCTACCTATTCTCTCGTCATGCACATTGTTCACATTAGCTTTATGCCATATCACTGTTAATTCATCCCCACTAACTAAATATCTTAATATGCAAAGTATCCACATCAACAATGCAGCCCATGTGAgatgcaagaccggacaacctcaTCAGGGTCAAATGACCACAAATCTGTAGTACTACGCACCAAGATAAATCTGGTCATCGAAAGGACTCAAGACCCGTCGTTTTCACTTCGGCTCTTTCGCCTTCTGTAACAGACGATGCGTTCTAAACAAGCCCCCAGACGCATCTTATTTTACCTCCCCGCACATCTCATCTTCCCACCTCATCACGAGGCGATCTAATGGAGCTGCAGCCAGAGAATCTTGGCTTCACCATGTGCGACCTCAGGCCAAGATCGGCTAGCTGCTCCGCCAGCTGCACGCTTGGGCGAAAACATCGCATGCCACCGCATCACGAGCACCCGGCATCGGCTTCGCTCGGCCATCCACGTCCTCCTTCCTCATGGGCTTCACCGGGTGGCCGCTGCACGCCATACCCCCACCGGGACCCGGCGTGGTGCCACCAACAACCTTGCCACCGCCCATTGTACATCCTTCAGCCCCTCCTCCCTTCACTCTGGTTTGGAATGCAGCAAGCCGGTCGGTATGGCGTGCGGATGTAGATGAACAAGTTGGGCTATTTGCACCATGTTTCTGATCGCCTATACCAAACTTTTTCTCGCGAATATGCAAGATGCGTATCATTCCATTAATAGGTAGAAAGCAAGAGTGTCAGGATTACACGGGTATCACTTTACCAAGTACGCAGAGTTGGCGTGGAAAAGTGGTACATGAGCAGAATAGATGGGGGTGCTCGGCCCCAACCTAGCTATCTACACATCAGGGAGGCATAAAGTTTGCGATGTCCTTGGCCCCGGCAGAAGCCCATGTCCGAGCGTCGTCCTTGATGATCTGTAGAAGTAGCGTGGAGGAGGGGTGCATGTGGTCGAAGATGCATGCATTCCGGTGGCGCCAGATGGACCGCACAGTGAGAAGAGCGAGGGAGGCGAGACCTTTCCGCAAGGCCGCTGGAACCCGCCTGGTAGAGTCAGCCCACCACTCGAGGAAGCAATCATTCGGTGCCTGGAGGGGGGATTGGCAGCCGGCACCAGGCGAAGATCTCATGCCAGATGATCCGGGAGAATGGGCATTGTATGAGAAGGTGATCGAGGGTTTCCAGCACTTGGTCATAGAAGATGCAGCGGTCGTCATGCGGCAAGCCATGGcgcgcgaggcgggcggcggaccAGCAACGATCCTGGCTTGCGAGCCAGGCAAAGACACGGATCCGCAGCAGGGCCCACGTGCGCCAGATGAGTTTCGAGCTGGGCGTGATGGTGGAGCCAGCGAACATGGCTCGGTAGCAGGAATTCGCAGTGTAGATGCCCAAGTCGGTCCACTTCCAGCGTAACACGTCGGGGTCGAGAGTTAGGGTTACGGGCTGCAGGGCGCGCCAAAGCTCGATGTATTGAACCATCGCAGCCGGCCCCAAGGCACCCTGGATGTCTCCCACCCAGGCCCTGTTATGGATGCCCTGCGCAACGGTCGTCGTACGCCTCCGGCGCTTGGGGACCAAGGCGAGGACGGCCGGCGCAAGCTCGctgactgatgaggacatcaataccattgttacacccacagcccctactgttacatatactggaccaattactagagctcgcgcatgccaattaaattaccaggtactttcgtttcttggcaatgattctaatgttcatgagattatgatgctgcctaaattggatacatttgttttgcttacaaatgaagggcctagcttggagaaggatgaacattggagcaagaacacgcatggagttgatggcatgcgtaaggggatcaagaacggagttacaagtgatgatttcaggactttgaagccgccataaggagtgcatgaagccttggacgaaatatacaagatgtcacttcataatattcgtccataggctattctaggtggggcgtcaccttattaatgggccaggcccatgtaatttcgaaatacttaagtataggccatttttagagtccgtatgtgtggggaaacaagagttagggttggtttcggaccccaccctcaagggccacgaaattcccccctcttcctccatatatacagcccttagggcgtcgtttagactttgggttttgtttagattaaaagttcgccatagctgcaacttcgcgtacttcgtttgtgtccaacgaccagaccaagacgtcatagaaccccaccttgatcaataaagctttcatcttatattcgcaatatcccgattgcaatctcagtttcttgcttgttcttcgtttgctcgcaggaaacataccctcgtggtcaggttgatcgtgctccggcgtggtcaataaccctcggaagttggtttagcgtttgctaaggcgcgacgtctcgcacgttcgtagttggatcgtcaaggtcgactcccacagaaaatgatagccaccatctcatcgaaacatcgggacaccttagcctctatcactgACCGAGCGACCCAAGATCCAACGGTCTTTCCAGTTTGTCCTCTATCAAACTTACTTTTCTATATCTTAAGTTTGTCCTCTCAACATCAATTACGCCACCGCCACCTGATGTTTTTGTGGGATTTTATTGCAATATTCAAACTGAACTTTGTTAGGATATTGATGTTGTAAGGTATAAATGCGTGACTGTTTTCTTAATCGCTTTTA
Proteins encoded in this window:
- the LOC123043718 gene encoding RING finger and transmembrane domain-containing protein 2, which produces METPAGGSADRRVTGSGASAGAAASSLSRYGLNFSASSLLQAPLAALLEYSGVVPSGPVPQTVQQAVPSSSSSSEADGLLSAAAAGDGEVSIRIQGDPGDPDTASATATGASPQDSIEVAASSNFDPVSVAGRGGGADAEASGGGSGGATGNGAGDRPYQRYDVHHVARWIEQILPFSLLLLVVFIRQHLQGFFVTIWIAAVMFKSNDILKKQTALKGERKVAMLVGITIIFMVHVFGVYWWYMNDYLLRPLFMVPPKDIPPFWHAIFIIMVNDTMVRQAAMTVKCMLLMYYKNSRGRNYRRQGQMLTLVEYLLLLYRALLPTPVWYRFFLNKEYGSLFSSLTTGLYLTFKLTSVVEKVQSFLSAVKALSRKDVHYGSYATVEQASAAGDMCAICQEKMHVPVLLRCKHIFCEDCVSEWFERERTCPLCRALVKPADIRSFGDGSTSLFFQLF